A single Bacillus sp. OxB-1 DNA region contains:
- a CDS encoding S1C family serine protease, giving the protein MEHSKGKQFLSTLASGVLGSMLTLGVVANTDLLTAETQEVSESETATANYEVHPTSVKSAASLSDMVEQASGAIVGIVNYQNTGNRFAQASQSIEAGSGSGVIYKIDGDHALIVTNNHVIEGAAKVEVVLDNGEKTDAEVIGKDALSDLAVLKIDAKYAETVLEFGDSGTLRAGDQVIAIGNPLGLDFSGTVTQGIVSAVNRSIDVKTSAGHWEMNVIQTDAAINPGNSGGALLNTDGKVVGINSLKIAENGVEGLGFAIPSNDVIPLLEEMVEHGQVERAYIGVGLADLAEVPAMYVQDLPESVTGGVLVTSVDPSSAAGKAGLQQQDVITAINGKDIENSVELRKFLYSELSVGDKAKFTIYRGNEKQTIELTLTSTSSREG; this is encoded by the coding sequence ATGGAACATTCAAAAGGCAAACAATTCTTATCTACTCTGGCGTCAGGGGTACTGGGTTCGATGTTGACATTGGGCGTTGTTGCGAACACCGACTTGCTCACCGCCGAGACGCAAGAGGTTTCGGAAAGTGAAACGGCGACGGCCAATTATGAAGTGCACCCTACTTCCGTAAAAAGTGCCGCTTCCCTATCGGATATGGTAGAACAAGCTTCCGGAGCGATTGTCGGCATCGTCAATTATCAAAATACGGGGAATCGGTTTGCACAGGCCAGCCAAAGTATCGAGGCCGGTTCCGGCTCAGGCGTGATTTATAAAATTGATGGAGATCATGCGCTAATCGTCACAAACAACCATGTAATCGAAGGGGCAGCCAAAGTGGAAGTTGTCTTGGACAACGGCGAGAAAACAGATGCCGAAGTCATCGGGAAAGATGCCTTGAGCGATCTGGCTGTCTTGAAAATTGATGCCAAATATGCGGAAACCGTACTGGAATTCGGCGATTCAGGCACCCTCCGTGCTGGCGATCAAGTCATTGCGATCGGGAATCCGCTCGGGCTTGATTTCTCCGGAACGGTCACCCAAGGGATTGTCAGCGCGGTCAACCGGTCGATAGACGTCAAAACTTCGGCGGGCCATTGGGAAATGAACGTTATCCAAACAGACGCAGCCATCAATCCCGGTAACAGCGGCGGGGCTCTGCTGAATACGGACGGAAAAGTGGTGGGCATCAACAGCTTGAAAATTGCCGAGAACGGCGTGGAAGGCCTCGGCTTCGCCATTCCGAGCAATGATGTCATCCCGCTTCTCGAGGAGATGGTCGAACACGGCCAAGTGGAACGGGCCTATATCGGCGTCGGTCTTGCCGATCTCGCCGAAGTACCGGCCATGTACGTCCAGGACCTCCCAGAATCCGTTACAGGCGGGGTCTTGGTTACGAGCGTCGATCCTTCTTCAGCAGCAGGAAAAGCCGGCTTGCAACAACAAGATGTCATCACGGCGATCAACGGAAAAGACATCGAAAATTCCGTAGAACTCCGTAAATTTCTCTATTCCGAGTTATCGGTCGGCGACAAAGCGAAGTTCACAATCTATCGTGGCAATGAAAAACAGACCATCGAACTGACCTTGACGAGCACGTCATCCAGGGAGGGGTGA
- the adh gene encoding aldehyde dehydrogenase, with product MVQATESQVYAFPNTDGAKVNFKERYDNFIGGKWTAPVNGEYFDNVTPVTGKIFTQVARSTKEDIELALDAAHAAKDSWAKTSVTERANILLKIADRMEENLEMLAVAETWENGKAVRETLNADLPLAIDHFRYFASAIRSQEGGVSQIDDDTVAYHFHEPIGVVGQIIPWNFPLLMAVWKLAPALAAGNCVVLKPAEQTPSSIMVLIELIEDLLPAGVVNVVNGFGLEAGKPLASNPRIGKIAFTGETTTGRLIMQYASQNIIPVTLELGGKSPNIFFEDVMAEDDEFLDKAIEGFVMFALNQGEVCTCPSRALIQESIYDEFMERALERVKAIKIGNPLDPSVMMGAQASTEQLEKILSYLDIGKQEGAECLIGGEQNRLEGELEGGYYVQPTVFKGNNKMRIFQEEIFGPVVSVTTFKTKEEALEIANDTLYGLGSGVWTRDINTAYRFGRKIEAGRVWTNCYHAYPAHAAFGGYKASGIGRENHLQMLSHYQQTKNMLVSYSPNKQGFF from the coding sequence TTGGTACAAGCCACAGAAAGTCAAGTTTATGCGTTTCCGAACACGGATGGAGCAAAGGTGAACTTCAAGGAACGGTACGACAATTTTATTGGCGGTAAATGGACAGCCCCTGTAAACGGGGAGTACTTTGATAATGTCACACCGGTGACAGGAAAAATATTTACCCAAGTTGCCCGGTCGACGAAGGAAGATATCGAGCTTGCCTTGGATGCAGCCCACGCGGCGAAGGATTCATGGGCGAAGACATCGGTGACGGAACGTGCGAACATTCTTCTGAAAATCGCCGATCGCATGGAAGAGAACTTGGAAATGTTAGCTGTTGCAGAAACTTGGGAAAACGGCAAGGCGGTCCGTGAAACATTGAACGCCGATTTGCCGCTCGCCATCGATCACTTCCGGTATTTCGCGTCGGCTATCCGTTCGCAAGAGGGCGGCGTAAGCCAGATTGATGACGATACGGTTGCGTACCATTTCCATGAGCCGATCGGAGTCGTCGGCCAGATCATCCCTTGGAATTTTCCACTTCTCATGGCGGTTTGGAAATTGGCCCCCGCCCTTGCTGCAGGGAACTGTGTCGTATTGAAGCCGGCCGAGCAGACTCCTTCTTCGATTATGGTATTAATTGAACTCATCGAGGATTTATTGCCGGCAGGCGTAGTCAATGTCGTAAACGGTTTCGGTTTGGAAGCCGGAAAACCGCTTGCCTCCAATCCGCGGATCGGCAAGATTGCGTTTACAGGAGAGACGACGACAGGTCGACTCATCATGCAATATGCTTCTCAAAATATCATCCCGGTCACGCTGGAACTAGGCGGGAAATCGCCGAACATCTTCTTTGAGGACGTGATGGCGGAAGATGATGAATTCCTGGATAAAGCGATTGAAGGCTTCGTCATGTTCGCGCTGAACCAAGGGGAAGTGTGCACATGCCCTTCGCGCGCCTTGATTCAGGAGTCGATTTATGATGAATTCATGGAGCGTGCTCTGGAACGTGTCAAAGCGATCAAAATTGGAAATCCGCTAGATCCATCAGTCATGATGGGTGCCCAGGCATCAACGGAGCAACTGGAAAAAATCTTGTCCTATCTCGATATCGGCAAGCAAGAGGGCGCGGAATGCCTGATTGGCGGGGAGCAGAACCGGCTGGAAGGGGAGTTGGAAGGCGGCTACTACGTTCAGCCTACGGTCTTCAAAGGGAATAATAAAATGCGGATTTTCCAAGAGGAAATCTTCGGTCCTGTTGTGTCGGTGACGACATTCAAGACGAAAGAAGAAGCCTTGGAAATCGCAAATGATACATTGTACGGTCTTGGTTCGGGCGTCTGGACACGCGATATCAATACTGCGTACCGGTTCGGCCGAAAAATCGAGGCGGGTCGCGTCTGGACGAA